From the genome of Phoenix dactylifera cultivar Barhee BC4 chromosome 17, palm_55x_up_171113_PBpolish2nd_filt_p, whole genome shotgun sequence:
CGACCACCGTTCGTCTCATTTAGGGTTGTACAACTCTCTGTGGTGCAAAATACATGTTAAAGAggattcaaatttttaatctcCACTTTTTCTAGTCCCTACCCATCCAACCGTAGCAGCTTTTTCaagtaaataatatattttttgaaaaaatcaaatatttggTAGAAGAACTTTTTGGCTAACGATTTTTCCATGTTTAAGCCCGCCAAATGAGAGAGCTATACAGATATGATTATCAAACAtcaataaattaattttaaaatattaaaagtaaataatttattttaaaaaatactttataaaaaaaagacaagCAACTTCAGACATACCAATAAAAATCATGGGCTCCAAACATGTGCGCCGAAATGGCCTCCTTAGAAGGTTATGTGGAGACACCACTTCCTGTTCGATACAATGCGTGGTAATGCTATTTGATGCTATGTGCAGAAGATCAAGAAGCGATCCTCCTTAAAGTTCCAAATAgtttcctaagttgaaaatccaaattaataaattaatccAAATGTTACAATAATAACATTGCATCATTTCATATTATTCACAAAACAAAATCTGAAATACAGTTTTCTTATTCAAGTTTATTATTGTAATTTAATAGTTTTTCCAACTTATGACGGGAAATACATAAgacaaaacaataaaaatagcaCTTTGGCTATTTTCCCTTCCATGGGAGACATTCTTATCATCATGTATTTAGGTCATGTTTAGCAGAGCTGTTGGCAATAAAGCTTTAAAACTTTAagatgtgtttggtaaacaaactgagaaagtactttgggTATGACAAGATGACCATTAAGAACATTacataatattataaaataaagcataataaaatataatatgtattaatatatacatatatgatatagtataatattactataatgtaatataatattattataatacggttaatatcatattgtatactatagcataagaatataacataatttgattttatataacataacaggtatgatataatgtaatataatattatatttatagtataatataatattttgatataaaatattataattattatcattacaTATTAATATTTTACTAATATAATATTTGTAGGAactattttttggaaaaaatataGAGGTACACAATCATACTTGCAAAAGTGAGATTTTAtgattcttttctttcctcagaACTATTGTCAATGCTACCCAAAcctatagaaaaaaaattatgcaaaaaataaaatatccataacaaataaaacaaatgatATATGAATATATAATACAAATAACACAACAATGTAAAAAACATCAACATATATCATCTATAATATCCATAAAATTAATAGAATCGTTGATATATTATCCAAGACATAAGACAAATACATATAATCCACCATAATTCTGCAATAAAAGTTTATAATTAAATTTACAAAACATATCACCATAATAATACATTAATAACTACTTCCGTAAGTTTGACATTCGCTTCAGCCATTCAATCTAAAAATGGGTATTTTGGAGAGCCACAAACATCTCTCGATATTCTCTTTTAAAGAGCACCTTTGCAGCAATCAAAAGCAGTTCTAGTTATGCTACCATCTCAGGCATCGCACGCATTAGGCCCATCACCTCATCGATACTCCATCAAGATTTATCAATCATCTTGGATGGCACTGTACTCCTCCTCTCCACTGCATCAATAAGACGACTCAACTATTGAGATAGTTGCATAGCATCCCCTATCTTCTTGCATTTCTTATCTTGATTTCTAGGGCTAactctcttctttcctctcctgaATAGCATAAGATGCAGAGATAGGGTTAAGAATATCCTTCTCAATGGGGAGGTCATCAATTCTATATACAATCATATTAGGGTCCTCATTTGAGTCACCTAAGCTCTCAAATGTATCATTATTAACCCCATCCAACCTCTCATTTGCTCCAATTGTGCCCTCAACATCCTCCTATGCTAGTAAAGCTGGTGCCCAGGCCGCTTCCCCTGTGGCACTAGTATCTCTCAATAACCTATTCAACTTCATGGCATGTTGCAGACCATATTCTCGAAACTTACCTACATCAGAAATCTTCTGCAAGTTAAGGCTATATAGTTGTCAATAGTAATTTCTGAATTGTAGTATAAAAAATCTTACAAACATCAAACTAGTATCACATATATCTGCAATTTTTTTCTCCACCATGCGTCCAATGCATCTATTGTATTTCTAACAGGATCCCATCCAAGCCCTGTTTTCTTTCCCATTTGTTATTCCAAATAGCCTTCTACTTCTTATCTTGGGTTGATGGACCAGTAATAGGATGTTGGCTCTTCTTAGGCATTTGTTCTTTTTATAATGCAACAACAAAGACATGAAATATTTTGTCGATCATAAGTTATGATTTCATCCATAATCATAAGACATCTTGTAAAGCATATATAAACATGTacaatttacatatatatatatatatatatatatatatatatatatatatatatatatatatatatatagaatacGTATATATATAACTTACATGCATATCCATTTCTTGTACATAAACAAAATTACTTATGCATTCAAAAATATAATCAATAGGTAAACTTATTGCATAGATTTCATAGTGACCACTAAAAGTAACAATTTACTATAGAATTCTAAGAATAtcaattaaattaatattatatacaTGAACTATCAATTTTACtgaaaaaataaagttttataTATAAGAACCTAGACATATTGAGCAATGACTTTGCAAACATAATGATCAGTGCTGGAACTAGAATATTGAATGGACAAGCAAGGTCTTcatcacccaaaaaaaaaattatagaaatgGTTTTATAGTACTCTAAAGCAAGATATAATTTTGCAGAGACATAGCTTCTAAACTAAGAGAGAAGCTTATTCAAGAAACTGTAGATAACTTCCTACCTCTAGCACTCCAAATTTACTGATATCTAAAGGTTTTCGAATGGAGCTTATGTCTTTGATcatagaaaaattcaaaaaggtGGAGAAGAGCTAAACTGCAGGAATGACCACTAATAGTGGACTACAATGTCGCGGTCTATGGTGGAACGGTGGACTGCGATATCATGATTTAGCTGAAAGGTGGACCGCAATGTCGTAGTCTACGATTAAAGGTGGACCGCGATGTCGCGTACCACAATATTGCGGTGTACTGTGGACCACGAGATCGACATTTCTGGGAGATAAACAGAGAGAGGGAGACAGTGGCTGGACCACAATGTCGTGGTGTATCATGGACTGCGAGATCGAGATTGGCATTTCTAGCACGAgcgagagaaatagagagagggatggagagggagagagtaggTGATGGAGGACGATGAGAAAAGTGggaaaaaagaagatgaaaagaGGGCTTTGGAAGGAGAAAACGAGAGATCAATTGGGTGATGGAAGAGAGGGACGATGATGAGAGGGCATTGTCCATCTCCATCACGAATTGTTGTTAATATCATCAGACTCTTTGGGATAAATAAAGAACGAAGTCAAAAAAATTTTCCCTCAAACAAAACTCAAAATCTCCAGATggataaataaatagagaaaagaaaaataccttaatCACGTTGCAAAGGAGAAAGCCAAGGCCAATTAAGGTTCATTATTTGTTGGCGCTCCTGCAAATTCCTTTCTTTGTGCATTATGATATAAAGGGACCCTTTCTATAATTATAAAGttttattatgggtattttggttttttttaaaaatataaaactaaaaCAACTTTCCGACGCATgctaaaaagtattttttttccattttggagcttctcgCAAGAAAACATTTTCAGCTTTTTTGcaaagctaaaatagctttccaatttttttatcaaacaccACTATAccatccaaaagtatttttgtgAAGTCGGAAAGCACTTTTTGACCCACCAAAAGCTCTGCCAGACGGAGCCTTAGTAATAGTATCACAGACATATTCACCCAACTACTAAATTACAATGATATATTATGTGCAAAGGTgaaaaaatgttcaaataattGCTTTTGGTTTTGGAGTATAACTTAGATTGCTATGCCCAAGATATGGCGCGTACTCTTTACAAATGTTGGCTACACATTGAATTCTATCGTATCCCAGAAGTTTCACCCGCATCTccatttaacccatttaatGGAGTTGCTGCCTCCACTAAATTATTTGTTACGCACCACTGGCCTTCATATTTGTACTTAATGGCGGGGCCACTTAGAAGCTAAGATTGAAATCAAATCATATGCGAGTATATATATCCATATTcagatttattttatttgataaatatagATACAAACACTGGTGTTAGTCAGatgcaaaaaattatatatttatttattttaaacgaatatggatacaaattggataccaaaaatatcgatataaatatagatataaatcggATAATTAAATTTGATGACTACGGAATTAAAGATATTACTAAATAGatgataaatcaaattaatagtatattaatgtggttatttattttttaaaaaagttcatgaatgctatataaaattaaatagagttGCAAATAGAGTCGAATCTTTGGATATGGATCGGATAGTTGTCTAtccgtatttattttttttaacgaaTATAAATACGGATATAAATATTAGTTGAATGCTCAAATTTCTATTTATATCTAGATAATTTTGGATTCGAAAATAGATGCTAACAAATATTCGATCCACACCCATCCCTATCAAGCTCACTGTAGCGGAATTTTTTGACCTTTCACAAGATGTCCTATATATTCCTGCTCTCGCCCGCTTGTTCTACTTCCTTAGTTCGTTTCTACCGTGAAGGCACAAGTATCTCTGGAGAGTACTCTAAAGTTGATCGAAGAAATTTCTATTGCTTTCGTCGAATTTAGTTTTCATTGTAATCGTTAACCCTTAAAAAATTTGGGCTTTAGCTTTCAAATTTTATGTCCCATATGAGTACGTACGTCTGGGGTTTCTGATCATTACCTTTACATGAGTTCGCTGCATTATTATGCTAGATTTCGTATACGTATTTTTCTTACTTTTAGGTGCTTCCAATTAACTTACAAACTAGTCtattaattttcagaatattAAGATAATTACCAAGTTGCAAAAATAGTTAGTTTAGTGATTTGTTCGTGGGTTTCAAGACTGATGATGATACATTTTTTTGATATAAGAGTTCATGATCTCGATGAATTTTAAGTTTATTTCTGCCATCTTTtctattaaacaaaaaaaataaagtgtctGATGACAATATATTGTGCATGCATGACGTCTGATGACAATATACCGTGCATGATCTAACAGTCTCCTTAATGATGCATCTATTTGATGCAGTTGGTGGAAATTTCCGATGCGTTAGATCATCTCGTTCTACGAttacaagaaattaattaatacaGGCAAGTTATTGATATTTGAACTATGATCAAAATTTCACTACCGTAGATCAAGTGGGCCACAGGTTGCGATCGATGATGGACGATAAGAAAATTGATGAGTTGAATGGCTTGTTTCTTTTACAAAGACGGGTTGATGCATGTTCGAGTTTATCATGAAATATAGCATGTCGTCCATGAAACTGTGTTCATTTTAATTTCCTAGGATTGGTGGCCAGGATTCTTCTTGTGAGCATGTTGCTCCTCATTTAACATGGTTAGGGCTACCTGTGGTGGGAGTACATATGATTTTATTTCACGAGGCCTGGTTTTGTCTTCTACTAGCGATCCTTGGAAGTGTCTGCCCCACTTGGTAATAGGGCCAATAATGATGCTACCAGTTGTGGACATTTCCTCCATGCATTCTTTTGATTGACCTAGGAGAGATGAAGAGGAGCAACCCTTTTTTATTTTACACCGTGATCTTGTTGCTGACTTATATATAATTGCCTGAGGGTAATTATCGTTGccctttttaatgaaaataataGTTGCCACTTGCTTGATCCAATATTTGACTGATATTCTTTCTGAAACAAATGATGATGTTTTTACAACAATCATTTATTTCCATTATAATTTTAAAGATGACATATTATAACAATATATACTTCAACAAAAAGCATATTATGGCGGGGGAAAATATATAAGGATGTAAAGTCATTATAGAAAAAGAAGGaatttttttctgaaataaCTTAAAGTGTCATCAATCAACGTAAGGCTTCAGCATTGTTCAggtaaaagaagagaaagaagaagaagtttcCGTGCCCAGGTTAAACTTAGGCAGGAGGCACTATGGTCATTTCCGGAAGGTTGCTGAGTTCATTGCACCTAATAGTTATTCCACTGATTTTTTTTACCCCCTTCCCACGCTTTTTCTCCTGTCACCGTCATCTTTCAGGCCACTGTCAAACCTCCCTTCCATAAACACGGAAACCTGTGCTTCCAGCGCTCCCCCCTCTCTATCTccaagagaaaaagggaagaacatAAATTTTTGTCTCTGatccctcccttcctcttttAGGCCAAACAAACTATCCACCGCCTTCCGAACTCCTTCTGAGACCAGAAGTTTGGAATCCATCAGTGCCAGAACCTCTCATCATGTTCTCTAGCAGCAGCAGTCACCAGTACATCCACAAGTGAACTCCCCACTTGATAAAAGAGAGCCAAAAAAAGAGTAAGATTCCACACTCCTCTCCTCAAATCCTCCCTCAAGCCCTAAATAGGATCCACTCTCCATCTCTCCCCACCAACCCCCCATCGGATCATTCTAGCCCCTCTAGATCTGTTCAGCAGATCGATCACAGCCACCTAGCACATCCAACCTCCCATCCATATCACCATCGCCCTAAAAAAGCAAGAGAGCTTCAACCAGCAGCCATGCCCACCATCAAATGAATTATATCGCTACATACATATTCatgttgctctctctctctctctctctctctctctctctgtatgtatgtatgtgtctgaaaaatagaaacaaaTCCCTCAGCATGCACCAAATCCcagatcaatcatcatcatttCATTATCAAaactaatatattaagtatatttatttatttatatataggacccccccccctccccctccccgtctagcaaagaaaggagaagagcagGAAAAGCTGCGAAAAAAGAGGAGATAATttaccgagagagagagagagagagagagagggagggagagatcgGAGTTTGGTACACCTTCCACGATATAGGACCATGGAAATAGTACCCAACCCAAATAGGTCTTCTTCAGAAGGCTTGGTCACCAGCACCaacgcctcctcctccgccaccgcgACAGCCTCCAGTCCcggctcctcctccccctctcccaGCCGCTACGAGTCCCAGAAGCGCCGCGACTGGAACACCTTCGGCCAGTACCTCAAGAACCACCGGCCGCCGCTCAGCCTCACGCGTTGCAGCGGCGCCCACGTCCTCGAATTCCTCCGCTATCTGGACCAGTTCGGCAAGACCAAAGTCCACACCCAGATGTGCCCCTTCTTCGGCCACCCCAACCCCCCCGCTCCCTGCCCATGCCCGCTCCGCCAGGCGTGGGGCTCCCTCGACGCCCTCATCGGTCGCCTCCGCGCCGCCTACGAGGAGAACGGCGGCAAGCCCGAAACCAACCCCTTCGGCGCCCGCGCCGTCCGCCTCTACCTCCGCGAGGTCCGCGAGATGCAGGCCAAGGCTCGCGGCATCAGCTATGAAAAGAAGAAGCGCAAGAAGCCACCTCCGCAGCCGCACGGCGGCGGCGCCGGCCCCTCCGACCATCCCCACAGCCCCCCACCGGCCACCGGTGCAACAGCCTGATCGTTCCACGAGCTCGAGTGCCGGCCTTACCTACCATCCCTCATATTGGTATGTCTATCTGCACAATATTGTAGTTGTAGCCCAGACTAGTATCTTGCTCCCTAAACTGCTGCTGTCAAACTACTGAGAGTTGCTGTTGTTAGTGGCAGCAGTTGTAGCAGCAcgagctgctgctgctgctgctgctgcaacatTAGCGCTGACCAgtagtagtaataataatagcagcagcagcagcagcggcaAGAAGTTGTGATAAGGAACGACGGAGTACTGTACTTTGGAACGGATAGGTCATTTCTTACTACAGATTATGTGCTTGAGATCTTATGTATGGAAGGTGAAAGATCTTTGAACATCATGTGTCCGCTCACTGCTTTCGGTTTGTTTCTTTTTAAGGAATTAAAGTAGTGATCCACGGAAGCTCTCTAGCTACCTTTGAGATCATGAGTCAGTACTGTAGAGAATTGCCTGTCCTCCACATCTAATTAATGCTTCAATCGGGCAGACCTTTTTTTGGGTTCAGCAACCTTTTCCTTCTGTTTCCATTTTGCTCCTTTCCCTGCGGATCTGATTCGTGTGGGAGTTGCTCGGATTTTCCTTTGGGATTCATTCGCTTCTTGAGGAAGGGAAAAGGACCGACCCTCCAAACGAAAGTCTTGCCACGGCTGTCTTATCAGAGTTGTCTGGTTCTACCAGTTATGGTGATATATATGGAAGGGAcgccatgaaattcttctcattCCTTTggacatgtatatatatatttctcgcAAGTTGACAGGGGGTTTTGTTCCTAGTCCTTTCACTCACCAGTCCTATCTACTAATCTTTTCGTGCGTTCAAGAAACGAGTCCAATTCCGAGGGAGAGCTCTCAAGTTAATGGAATTGCATGCTTTGGTGATGATGATGGCTTAGTGGAAGATTTCCTATATATTCACTTCCTGGCTAGAGATTTATTACGTGGAAAATAcaagagaatatatatatatatatatatatatatattatatatatatatatatatatatatacgtaatAAATGCATTCGGGGTTTAAATATGGAAGGATTCAAGGACTGAAAGGTGTGATGGGGTATGATAGGCCCTCGAGTTTCATAGCCAATTTGGCCGACAGGCCATGTTTGTGGCTAAAAAGTCGGCTCATAGGATTAATTGGGGGGGGATGCTGAGCTCTCCTTATAGGCCAGATAATACATTCTTTTGTCGCCCATTGTTATTGTGTGTTGCTTTAATTTTGTGCAATTGGAAATAAATTATTCTTTTGCTGATATCCACCAGTTAATGTAACAAATTAATCTTTGATACTGTTCCAAAGTTAATGAATAAATCTACTAAGAGAGTTTATTATGACTAACCATGACTTGATTGGAAATAAAGGCCAAAAACAGATTAACCATAAATTGAATGCTCATTTGGAAagcatattttattaatatgatcatattgatgatagaaggaTTCTTGCATGAGTTAATGGCATTGTACTAATGCTCCTGAATTGTTTTCAACATGGTGCTTAGTTGTTCCATTTCTAGCACTTTTATAGAAAATGACTTCTTATCAGTAGTTGAATTTTATTTGCAGCATCAACTTTTAGCCTAACAAACAATGTTCAGTcaaataaaaatacttaaagacgTTTGAGTAAGCTTACTATTAGTTAGACATGTCATTAGCCAGATATATAGCTCTAGAATCTGGAAATGGATTTGCAGAACATgaatacttttttttct
Proteins encoded in this window:
- the LOC103721946 gene encoding protein G1-like4, which translates into the protein MEIVPNPNRSSSEGLVTSTNASSSATATASSPGSSSPSPSRYESQKRRDWNTFGQYLKNHRPPLSLTRCSGAHVLEFLRYLDQFGKTKVHTQMCPFFGHPNPPAPCPCPLRQAWGSLDALIGRLRAAYEENGGKPETNPFGARAVRLYLREVREMQAKARGISYEKKKRKKPPPQPHGGGAGPSDHPHSPPPATGATA